In one window of Gossypium arboreum isolate Shixiya-1 chromosome 4, ASM2569848v2, whole genome shotgun sequence DNA:
- the LOC108458685 gene encoding uncharacterized protein LOC108458685: MEDRPARQLIRNIPDLNMQALLREMERLLDRRLNPIEDQLFQVETISQRERTPEATRQRRERPNQNRGRRRFQDDEANDLSDLESEQESNASDRRRQHRQRDRRRKDDDLKNIKLSIPPFQGISDPEAYLEWEKKIELVFKCHNYSEKKKVKLAVIEFSAYAMIWWDQLTTNRRRNGELPISTWAEMKATMRRRFITTYYHRELHQKLKNLTQGTKSVEDYFKEMEIAMIRANVQEDPEATMAQFLAGLNHDIANVVELQHYLEVVGMVHMAIKVEKQLKRKGPSRGFTTSNILKWGQGTSKGVSNSRGKEFTAPLKTNKPTTKVNKGKAPELSFNQNRDIKCFKCLGRGHIASQCPNRRTMVLRANGEIEMEDEEEKESESTSEVEEDLEQPMEGELLVVKQSLSLQGADNDLQRENIFHTRCQVGGKVCSVIINGGSCTNVASTMMVEKLGLPTTKHPSPYKLQWLNDGGELKVTKQVLVSFNIDKYSDEVLCDIVPMHAGHLLLGRPWQFDRRVQHDGYTNRYTFKFMGKNVTLAPLTPKQDFQDVFPKEAPSGLPPLRGIEHQIDFVPGAVIPN, encoded by the coding sequence ATGGAAGACCGTCCAGCAAGACAACTCATTCGCAACATCCCCGACTTAAATATGCAAGCCTTATTACGAGAAATGGAGCGACTCCTAGATCGAAGGCTCAACCCAATCGAAGATCAATTATTCCAAGTTGAAACAATTAGCCAACGTGAAAGAACTCCCGAGGCGACTAGACAAAGGCGGGAGAGGCCAAATCAAAATCGGGGAAGACGAAGGTTCCAAGACGATGAAGCAAACGACCTTAGTGATCTTGAAAGCGAACAAGAGTCTAATGCTAGTGATCGACGTAGGCAACACCGACAACGAGATCGAAGACGCAAAGATGATGATCTCAAGAACATTAAACTGTCTATTCCACCGTTTCAAGGTATATCGGATCCGGAGGCCTATCTTGAATGGGAGAAAAAGATAGAGTTGGTGTTCAAATGTCACAACTATTCTGAGAAAAAGAAAGTGAAACTAGCGGTGATAGAGTTCTCAGCCTATGCCATGATTTGGTGGGATCAATTAACTACTAACCGAAGGCGTAATGGAGAACTTCCTATTTCCACATGGGCCGAAATGAAGGCAACCATGAGGCGACGCTTTATTACCACATATTACCATCGGGAGTTACACCAAAAACTCAAAAATCTAACACAAGGGACCAAAAGTGTCGAGGACTACTTTAAAGAGATGGAAATCGCGATGATTCGCGCCAATGTGCAAGAAGACCCTGAAGCAACGATGGCACAATTCTTGGCTGGTTTAAACCACGATATTGCCAATGTTGTCGAATTACAACACTACCTTGAAGTGGTAGGCATGGTCCATATGGCCATCAAGGTAGAAAAGCAACTCAAACGAAAGGGACCGAGTCGAGGATTTACCACTTCCAACATTCTCAAATGGGGCCAAGGAACGAGTAAAGGTGTTTCCAATTCCCGAGGAAAGGAGTTCACGGCTCCTCTAAAAACCAATAAGCCTACCACCAAAGTGAACAAAGGCAAGGCACCCGAATTGTCCTTCAATCAAAATCGAGACATCAAGTGCTTTAAGTGCCTCGGGAGGGGCCACATAGCAAGTCAATGTCCTAACCGAAGGACCATGGTGTTAAGGGCTAATGGCGAGATAGAAATGGAGGACGAGGAAGAGAAAGAGTCTGAATCGACTTCTGAAGTTGAGGAGGACTTAGAACAACCTATGGAAGGAGAACTACTAGTGGTAAAGCAAAGTCTAAGTCTCCAAGGCGCGGACAATGACCTCCAACGAGAGAACATCTTCCACACCCGATGTCAAGTCGGAGGCAAAGTATGTAGTGTCATCATCAATGGAGGTAGTTGTACCAATGTAGCAAGTACGATGATGGTTGAAAAGCTTGGTCTGCCCACAACTAAGCATCCAAGTCCTTACAAACTTCAATGGCTCAATGACGGAGGAGAGCTTAAGGTAACAAAGCAAGTACTTGTCTCTTTCAACATCGACAAGTATTCAGATGAAGTTCTTTGTGACATCGTACCGATGCATGCGGGGCATTTGTTACTTGGCCGACCGTGGCAATTTGATAGGCGAGTTCAACACGACGGGTATACCAACCGGTATACATTCAAATTTATGGGAAAGAATGTGACATTGGCACCGTTGACTCCCAAACAA